The sequence GCGTCGATGCCGAGGCGCAGTTTCTCGACAAGCTGGCCGGCGTCGAAGACCCCGAGCAGAAACGCAAACTCATCGGCAACACTTTCATCGACATCTTCGAGGCTGAGGCCGCCAGGCTCGCCAACGTGAAGTGGCTCGCGCAGGGCACCATCTACCCTGATGTGATCGAATCGGCGGGTGCCAAGACCGGCAAGGCGCACGTCATCAAATCGCACCATAATGTCGGCGGTCTCCCAGATTACATGAAACTCGGTCTCGTCGAACCGCTGCGCGAATTGTTCAAGGACGAAGTGCGCAAGATCGGCCTGGAACTGGGCCTCCCTTACGACATGGTCTACCGCCATCCCTTCCCCGGCCCGGGGCTGGGGGTGCGCATTCTCGGCGAAGTGAAAAAAGAGTCCGCTGAAATTCTGCGCCACGCCGACGACATCTTCATCTCCGAGCTACGCAAGCACGAACTCTACGACAAGGTGAGCCAGGCCTTCGCCGTATTTCTGCCGGTGAGGTCGGTGGGCGTCACCGGCGACGGGCGTCGCTACGAGAACGTCATCGCCCTGCGCGCCGTAGAGACCATCGATTTCATGACCGCACACTGGGCGCACCTGCCCTACGAATTCCTCGACCACGTCTCGCGCCGTATCATCAACGAAGTCAACGGCGTCTCGCGCGTGGTCTACGATATCTCCGGCAAACCGCCAGCAACGATCGAGTGGGAGTAGACCAGTTCTAGCACTGACAGGCGCCTACAGGCATCAAGACGCAGTTGAAATACAAAACCAATAACTTATCCTCGCTTCTGTCTGGCAACATCTGGCACTGGCAGGCATCGACAAGCAGTAAGTGCCATTTTCTAATGGTATAGATCATGGTATCGCCACGCTCACAATCAGCGTGGCGCACCCATACCATGCCATGCGTGTCTCACCCGTCACAGTATTAGTGACCAAGTACGAGCCACAATGGATCAGGCGCCCGAAGGACCATGAACTTATCCACATCGCTTTCCTCCCTCTCTGGACGGCATAGTTGTTTGTTCTCAGATTTCTAGCTTTCATGATCAAAGGTTTGTAAAGTGTACCAAATATGGTACACTTTTTCGCATGGATGCCGATATGCCTCTTGAAGTGGTTTTTTACCGAACGGAATCGGGAAATGAACCGGGTTCGCGCATGGTTGCAGGGGCTGAGCAAACAGGACAAAAGGATAATCGGTGGTGATATTAAAACCGTTCAATATGGCTGGCCTATCGGGATGCCAGTGGTTCGAAAAATGGAGCCCGGACTATGGGAAGTCAGGTGTCGGTTTGATCAACGTATTGCTCGAATTCTGTTTACAGTAAAGGGTGAAAAGATGATTTTGCTGCATGGCTTCATCAAGAAATCCCAGAAGACACCTCAAGCCGATTTGCAATTGGCTATAGATCGCAAAGCCAACCTGGAGAAGTGACATGAACAAACACATTGGCAGTAACTTCGATGATTTTCTGGAAGAGGAAGGTGTGCTTGCGGAAGCGGAAGCTATCGCAGTTAAACGTGTGCTTGCCTTTCAACTCGAGGAATTGATGAAGGCGCAGAAACTCAACAAGGCCCAGCTGGCCAGGCGGATGAAGACCAGCCGTTCTGCATTGGAACGGTTGCTGGATCCCGATAATCCTTCGGTGACGCTGCTGACGCTGGAACGCGCAGCCAGAGCGCTGGGCAAGAACATCAGGATTGAGCTAGCAGCTTAAGGCATGTGGCTCCGTTTGTCTGATGATCAGCATAGTGGCGAATGCGAGTGAACGTTGTGAGCAGTTTGCAACAATGCTTGTGAGGGGCTGGTGAATTTTTCCGGCTGGCAGGCCAGGTTTCGCCGTTTACAGGATGAACACGCGACCTGGAAACTGTTGCGTGCGGACAATGCCCCCATCATTCTCGCCTTCATTGCCGATCTGTTCGCGGAGGAGAACGAGGTGCCCTTCGCGCGGGCGCGCATCGCGTTGGATGCGGAACTGGAACGCGGCCGGGAACTGGGTTACTGGCAAAGCGAAAGCGGGGCAGGAGCCTACCTGAGCCAGTGGATACGCGCGGGCTGGTTGCGCGAAATGGACGACCTGCTGAGTAAAACCGACGCCAGTGAAACCGCGTTACGATTCTGCCGGTCACTCGACGAACCGGCTGCCGGCACCTCCGCCTCCCATCTTCGAATCGTACAGGAAGCCGTGCGCGATTTCGCCGTTGCTATCAACCCGGATCTTGACGAGCGGGTCGCCCAGCTCGAGCAACGCCAGCAGGAAATTCAGCGCAGCATAGATGATCTGCGTGCGGGCGTGAGCGCGGAGCTCAGTGAAACCGAACAGCGTGAACGCATACGCGAGATCTACCAGTTGGCGTCGGTGCTGACCGGTGATTTTCGCCGCGTGGAGGATGATATTCGACGCATTGACAAGGATCTCAGGATCCAGATCATCGAAGGTGATTCCACCCGCGGAGACGTGTTACTCGAACTGATGGAGAAGGAGATTCTGCTAGCGAATACCGATGCGGGCAGTGCGTTCGAAGGCTTTTTTCAGCTGCTGTGTGACCAGAACCGCTCGACCGAATTCAGCGATCAGTTACGCGGTATCCTCAGCCTGCCGGTGGCCCATCACCTCAATCGCGCGCAACGCCAGTACCTTGCCCGGCTGATGCGCGAATTGTCACGCGAGAGCGAGCGCGTGTTCCGCATCCGTCGGCGTACCGAAGAGGGCTTGCGCGGGTATATCGAAAGTGGCGCCGCGCAGGAAAACCGCGCGGTGACGCGCCTGCTGTCCGAGCTGGAACGCAGCGCCGTCGCCTTGCGCGAAAACGGCTGCGATCTGAAGACCCGAACCCGGCTGGAGCTGCAGGTTGGCGTACCCGGAATTCGGTCCCCCGAAAGCCTGAATCTGCGACAGCCCGACGAAAACCTGGATACCTCAGGCGTTGAGGAACAGGCCAATCAGCGCGAGCCCAGCCTGGAGATGCTCGACAGTCTGGAGGTGGTACAGATCCGCCGAGTCGCCGAGCGTACCCTGGAGGCCTTGCGCCAACATGGCCCGATGACGATTTCCGCGTTATCGCGATATCAACCGCTACAGGCGGGGTTGGAAGAATTGGTTGCCTGCATGAGGGTGGCCCGGGCCGTTCACGCGACGGACCTCAATACCACCGAGCTGGTCGAAGTCCACGATAAACAGGGTGCACGAATACGGGCCTCGATTCCTGGTCTTCTGATGAGCGCCGATTTGTTTCCCGCCAACATCGACGAGCTGACGCTATAGCCTATGCATGAGAAGGACTTCTTCGACGATCTGATCAAGGCGCAATCGACCGTTACGGTCGAGGCCGATCCGCTGAATGTGGATGCGGACAATGGTGTTGAGCAGGTGTCAGCGGATGCGCCGTCACCGGCCGATGATCAACCGGCATCCTTGCCGCACGAAGCCCGCCGCGTGCTGGTGTATCTGTTGCGCCAGGGTTCGGCGCTGGCGCGGCAAAAAACCGAGATATTCGAACAAATTTGCCGCTACCAGGATGCCCTGCGCAACCACCTCGAGAATATGTACCTGCGACTGGTCATCGATGAGCGCTACGGCGTCGCGTTTATCGCCAACGCGCAAAACCCCGAAGACGAGGACGACGGTGGCGAGAGTGTCAGGCTGATCAGCCGTCGAACGCTAACCCTTTACGATACCCTGCTGATCCTGGTGTTGCGCAAGTATTTCCAGGACCGCGAATCCCAGGGCGAGCACAAGATTATAATCGATATCGAAACAATGGAAGCCGGCCTGAGCCCGTTCTTACCATTGACCAACAGCACGCGCTCGGATCGCAAACAACTGGTCACTTCGCTGAAACGCATGATCGAAAAGCGAATCCTGGTAGTTGTTCGCGGCAGTGAAGAACGCTTTGAGATTTCGCCGCTGATTCGTCACGTGGTATCTGCCGAATTTCTTCAGCATATGTTAAATGAGTATCGTCGGCTGGCTGACGAGCAGTCGGGTGACGAACAGGTACGAGACGATCAACAGGATGACGACTGAAGCGACGAACTACAGCCGCGATTTTTTTACCATGGGGCAGATTCGTCTCAGTGAGTTGTCCGTGTACAACTGGGGGTCGTTTCACGGTCTGCACAGCGCCCGCATCGACCCGGAGGGTACTCTGGTCACCGGCGATAACGGTTCCGGAAAATCGACCTTTATCGACGCCCTGATGGCGCTGTTACTGCCGGCGGGCAAGGCGAGCTTCAATGTCGCGGCCGCGCAAGGCGACAAGGCGGACCGCTCTTTGCTGTCGTACATGCGCGGCAGTTTCGGTTCCGCGCACGATGGCGGTACCACACGCGTCAAGAGCAAGCGCGAGGGCGCCGTGGTTACCGCACTGAGGGCCGCTTACCGCGCCGATGACGGCCGCGAGCTGACGCTGCTGGCGATGTTCTGGACCACACAGGCGAACAATGCACTGGCGGACGTCAAACGCGTGTACGCGGTGGCGCGCAGGAATGTCGGCTTGAAGTCCGTTCTCGATGCCTTCGGCGAGGGCAATGCGCGGGCGCTCAAACAATGGCTGCGCGCCGATCAGGCGATTACCTGCTGCGACGAGAATTTTGCTGAATACCAGGAGCTGTACCGCAAGCTGCTGATGATGGAGAACCGCAACGCGCCGGCCTTGCTGTCACGCGCGCTCGGCTTGAAAAAGATCGACGACCTGACCTTGCTGATCCGCGAACTGGTGCTGGAGCCCAGCGGTGTCCGTGACGATGCACGCAAAGTGGTTGCCGAGTTCGCCGACCTGGTGGCGATACATGCGCAGTTGCTCGACGCGCGGCAGCAGCAGGCGCACCTCGCCAGATTGCCGGAGTTGAACGCGGTGATCGACAAAGCGGAAGCCGAAATCCGGTTATTGGGCGAGGAAAAGCAGGGCCTGCCGGTGTATTTCGGTGAGTTGCTGGTCGCTTTGCTTGCCGAGCGGATCGCAGGATTGGACGCGCAGCGGCAGGATCTGGAAATCAACATCAAACAGCGGGAACAGGCAAAGGAGGATGCGAACCGGCTGGTTGAGCGTCGGCACGAGGCGTATCTGCAGCTCGGCGGTGATCGGATCGAATCGCTCAACAAGGAGCTGGAGCACACCCGGGAACGATTGAAGTTCGTCACTAAGGAGTCATCCCGCTATCAACGAGCCGCGCGCGAATTGGAATGGTCCGACGCTCTGGAAGCGTCGGTGTTCCAGCAAAATCAGGTGTCGGCGGAGCAGGGCCTGGTATCCATCGAGAACGATACCAAGGCAAGTCAGGACCGTTTCGCTGAAGCCAGCGCGCAGTTGAGCGCAACGCAAGCGGAGATCAGGACAACGACCGGTGAGATCGCCGAAATCACCGCACGGCCCGGTTCGAATATTCATATCGCCTATCAGCGTCTGCGTGACGAGCTGGTCGACTCGCTCGGCCTGCCTGCCGAGGACTGCCTGTTCATCGGCGAATTGCTCGATGTCAGGGACGAAGAGCGGTCGTGGCAGGGGGCCATTGAACGCGCCCTGGGTGGTTTGCGCACCACACTTGCAGTGCCTGAACAAAGTTTCTCGATGGTCACCAAATGGCTGAATGCGCGGCATACCGGCCTGCATGTTCGAGTTCAGGTGGTGCGGGAATCGAAGGTCAAAGCGCCGATGCCCGAGTTTCGCCTCGATGGTTTTCTGCGCAAGCTGGTGTGGCGGCAACATCGTTATCGGGAGTGGCTGAAACAGCATTTGCAGCGCTTTGACCTGTCCTGCGTTGCGGATACCGCGACTTTGGATGTCACGCCCTTTTCCATGACGCGCGAAGGCCTGATCCACAAGGAAAAAGGCCGCTTCGAGAAAAAGGATCTGGCGCACATCGACGATCGCAACGAATGGCAACTTGGATTTTCCAATGCGTCGCGGCTGAAACTGTTGAACCAGCACCTGGCGGAGCTGAATACACGTCTGGCGGTGGAGAATGGCCAGGTGGAACAGGCGCGTGCGGACTGGGATCGATTTGGCAAACGCAAAAGCCTGTTGCAACGGATCAGGGAAACAGAGTGGGAGAGCATTGACGCGCCTTACTGGAACGGCCGGTTGGCTCGGTTGGACGACGAACTGAAGCGACTGCGATCCTCCGGTGGTGACCTGGAGGAGGCGCGCAAGGGGTGGGAGGCCGCCAAGCAGGCGTTGCAGGAAATATCGGATGCGATCATCGAACTGGCCCGCCAGCGCGGCGCCATCGAAAGTGAGCTCGCATCCGCCCGAACCCGTAAAAGTGAGGCGGCCGCGGATGCTGAAAGAGGGCTTTCTGAATCCTGCCGTGAATCACTCGCCGGGCGGGTCAGAACGATTTCAATCGACGATCTCGAAAGGGTATCCGCGATAATGTTCGACATCGAACGCGACCTGGACGGTTTGCTGGCCCGGGCGCGTAACGACAAGAGTCAGGCGGAAAACTCCGCGGTCGGTGTCATGTCCTCGTTTCGAGGTAAGGATCGCTGGCAGTCGTTGACTGCGGACTGGCCCGCGGGTCTGGCCGGCCTGACGGATTTCCTCGAACACCTCGATCGACTGGTCAGTGAGGGCTTGCCGGCGCTGGTGGAGCAATTCGTCGAACGGCTCAACAGACATGCCACACAGTCACTGGCACGAATCAAATCGCGCCTGGACAGCGAACGCGAAGACATACTCGAGCGCATCGATGTTATCAACCAGGTCCTGGCGCGTACCGAGTTCAAACAAGGCTCTTACCTGAAGCTGGGATCGCGCCGGGAAAAATACCCGCACGTGCAGGATTTCGAAAAGCAGTTGAACCGGGTGCTGAGCCAGGTCACCAGCGATGATCATGAGGCTCGTTTCCAGCAACTGGAAACGGTGGTGGCGATGCTGGAAAAGGCCAGCGCAGTCGGCACGGCCGGCACGCTCGAAAGCATGCGTTTGCTCGATCCCCGTTACCAGCTTTCGTTCTTTGCCGAGGAAGTCGGTTTCGAAGACGGCGAAACGCGCGACGTGCTGGATTCCTCCAGTGGAAAATCTGGCGGCGAAAAGGAATCCTTCGCCGGCACCATCGTAGCCGCGAGCCTGGCTTACGTACTGACGCCCGAGGGACATGACCGGCCGGTGTATTGCACCGTGTTTCTCGACGAGGCTTTTTCCAACACCGCCGAGGCGGTCAGTCGCCGGGTATTGAAGGTCTTCAAAGCCCTGCATATGCATGTGAACCTGATAACCCCGTACAAGAACCTGAATCTGGCGCGGGAATCGGCCCGTGCGCTATTGATTGCCGAACGCGATGCGGAGCGACACGAAAGCCATCTGTGTGAAATCACCTGGGAGGAAGTGGATCGGCGTCTGGCTGAGCAGCACGAGGCGAAACTGTCGGATGATCTGCTGCGGCTGAACATCGAAGTTGAAGACCGTCCCGGAATGACCAGCGATGTCTGAGCCGGAAGTACCTGCGTGGGGCATCATGCCGGAACAGGCCGCGGCTCTGGCACGCAAAAGGTACTGGGACAATCGCCCGGTTTTGAAAGCCTTGATGACCGGTGAGCGGGGTTTCCCACTACATATCCCCCTGAAATCGCCCAACGCCAGACAACCGTTGGAGAATCTGGCGCACCTGCGGGATTGGATCGAAGTCTGGAAAAAATTCACCTTGCCAGACCTCCTGCACTGGAAAACGGTCAGTTTTCGCCAACTGGGCCAACAGCGACTGCCCGCGCGAATCACTATCGGCAACTTCCAGCAGCTCACGCAGCTCTGCGGTCCGTCCGCGAACGCGCAATCCGCACGATGGCGGACGAACATGCAACCGCTGTTGCAGCGGTATCGGCAAGAGCAGGTATATCCCGTTCTGGTCAGGCACATCGAAATCGTGGAAGGTCTTGGTCAAGCTGATGCCGAATTGCTCGCCCGGGTGTTGCCGCAGTTACGTCGCGGGCTCGGCGCGGGAGGTTACCTGCGTGCGCTACCGTTACAGGGTGTCGATACCAAGTTTGTCGAGAACTGTTCGGGCTTGATCGAAGCGTTGCTGGATGCGGTACATAATGGAGAGATTGCGGCGTCCGGCGGCCTGAATCCGTGGCTCGGTTGTCTGCCCGGTCCACGTGGACTCGCCCAGGGCGTGCCGGTCGTGCGTCCGCTGAGCCCGGGTATTCGCCACGCTTTTCAAGGCCTGCCACTGTTCCAGCTGAGCGCAGATCTACTCAGGCAGCATGAACTGCCGGCGACGAACATCCTGGTGGTTGAGAACCTCCAGTCGGGTCTGGCTTTACCCGATCTCGACGATACCATTGCCGTGATCGGTGGTGGGCGGAACGTTAGCTGGATGAATGCGTCCTGGTTGACGGCGAAACGTGTTGGCTATTGGGGCGATATCGACAGCTGGGGGCTATCCATATTAAGCGATGCTCGTGCCAGTCTGGCCTCAGTGGAGCCATTGATGATGGATGTGGCTACGCTCAATGCGCACGAAGAGCGGATGGTGCAGGAACCCGAACCGTTGAGCACGCTACCCGCACAGTTGACCGGACAGGAACAGCAATTGTTCCTTGATCTCGCAGCCGGCCGGTTCCTGTCTACCCGATTGGAACAGGAAAGGATCTCATCAGATTTTGTCAGCACTGCACTCGAGACTTGGTTATTTTCCTAGCGCAGCATCGCAGACTCAGGGAAAAATCGATCCTGCCGGTGATCCGATACCTGCAGGAGCAGGAAGGGATTCACCTGCAGTCAACGCCCGGAAGGTTGCCTACGGTACTGTGTACCAGTGTTCAATAGGCAATTATTTTGAGCATTTTGAAGAAATTTCTGAGCATGGTATTTTTCATGATATTACCGTTTAGCAGGAAAATAAGCCAATGAATATAAAAGACAAAAAAGGCTGATTTACATATAGAGTGGGAATAGAGCTGTTTCTTGAGTGATTGTTTTTGCAATCAATAATTGTCGCTGGTTGAGAATCCAAACTACTTGATCAACGGCCGGCATCGAACGCCCGGCGGTGATCAAGATGATTCCATCCTTAGGTCCGAAAACGGTGCCTCCCTGCACCACTCCTCTCGATCACCTGGAGAGCAAAGATGTACCAAAGCCCGAAAGCTGGGCACCGCCTGCAGTGCCCTGCGGCTGATGCCTTTGCCTCCCGTTCAACACCGAATGCTTTCACCCGCCGGGCACAGCGGGGGATCGGTCGGTCTGCCGGCCGGGTTGGGCCGGAAATGGCACCGGCGAGGCAGGCTGTTTCGATGGCAAGGACTGAATGGAGCAGGATTTCGGGGCTGGTTGCCATGCGGGGGCCGTGAATGATCCGTTAAGCACTGCGGAAATTGGCGTTTACGCTTTCTATACCCCCCAAGCATCGAAGGCACTATTGAGCCTATGGATGATCCCTGCGGATTCGTTGTTGACGATGGTCTTGCCTTGCTTGTCCCGCAGCACCGGCACGGTGATGATGCCGCTGTAGCGGGGATGCACCGCGGACACACTGAATCGTGTCCTCCAGTTTCTTCAGCTTGCGGAAGATGAGGGTGCGGTGCGCCCCGGGGCAGACCTAGGAGAAATACAGGTGATAACGGACCGGTGGCGCCTTGAAGTCGCCCTTGCCGCTGGAACCGGGGCTGCTATCGGGCGTGACCCAGCTCCGGAAAGGGATTCCTTGGTGCTTGAGCTCACCACCCTCCGTCCCGGCATCCAGCCAGCCTTCGCTCAGTTTTCCGTCGATCATCTGACTATGTCGTACTCCAGCTGTTTTCAGACTGCTTTGCCGGGCTGCGGCCCGACAGCTACAAGGGCCATACCAACAGCAGCATGGGAATACTGACCGCCACCACCAGTATTTCCACGGGCAGGCCCAGCCGCCAGTAATCGCCGAAGCGGAACCCGCCTGGCCCGAGGATCAGGGTGTTGTTCTGGTGCCCGATGGGCGTGAGAAAGGCGCAAGAGGCTCCGATGGCCACCGCCATGAGGAAGGAGTCCGGGCTGACGTTCAACAGCGCGGCACTGCTGATGGCGATGGGACACATCACCGCAGCGGTGGCCGCATTGTTCATGAAATCCGACAAGGTCATGGTCACCACCAGGATCAAGGCCAGTGCCAGCACCGGGTGCCCCTGCGCTACCCACTCCAGGA is a genomic window of Pseudomonadota bacterium containing:
- a CDS encoding type II toxin-antitoxin system RelE/ParE family toxin → MVHFFAWMPICLLKWFFTERNREMNRVRAWLQGLSKQDKRIIGGDIKTVQYGWPIGMPVVRKMEPGLWEVRCRFDQRIARILFTVKGEKMILLHGFIKKSQKTPQADLQLAIDRKANLEK
- a CDS encoding Fis family transcriptional regulator, encoding MNKHIGSNFDDFLEEEGVLAEAEAIAVKRVLAFQLEELMKAQKLNKAQLARRMKTSRSALERLLDPDNPSVTLLTLERAARALGKNIRIELAA
- a CDS encoding DUF3375 domain-containing protein; translated protein: MNFSGWQARFRRLQDEHATWKLLRADNAPIILAFIADLFAEENEVPFARARIALDAELERGRELGYWQSESGAGAYLSQWIRAGWLREMDDLLSKTDASETALRFCRSLDEPAAGTSASHLRIVQEAVRDFAVAINPDLDERVAQLEQRQQEIQRSIDDLRAGVSAELSETEQRERIREIYQLASVLTGDFRRVEDDIRRIDKDLRIQIIEGDSTRGDVLLELMEKEILLANTDAGSAFEGFFQLLCDQNRSTEFSDQLRGILSLPVAHHLNRAQRQYLARLMRELSRESERVFRIRRRTEEGLRGYIESGAAQENRAVTRLLSELERSAVALRENGCDLKTRTRLELQVGVPGIRSPESLNLRQPDENLDTSGVEEQANQREPSLEMLDSLEVVQIRRVAERTLEALRQHGPMTISALSRYQPLQAGLEELVACMRVARAVHATDLNTTELVEVHDKQGARIRASIPGLLMSADLFPANIDELTL
- a CDS encoding DUF4194 domain-containing protein, which gives rise to MHEKDFFDDLIKAQSTVTVEADPLNVDADNGVEQVSADAPSPADDQPASLPHEARRVLVYLLRQGSALARQKTEIFEQICRYQDALRNHLENMYLRLVIDERYGVAFIANAQNPEDEDDGGESVRLISRRTLTLYDTLLILVLRKYFQDRESQGEHKIIIDIETMEAGLSPFLPLTNSTRSDRKQLVTSLKRMIEKRILVVVRGSEERFEISPLIRHVVSAEFLQHMLNEYRRLADEQSGDEQVRDDQQDDD